The following coding sequences are from one Triticum aestivum cultivar Chinese Spring chromosome 5A, IWGSC CS RefSeq v2.1, whole genome shotgun sequence window:
- the LOC123108251 gene encoding protein NRT1/ PTR FAMILY 5.7, with translation MTKHHQHLGLSFRHGAEEERWVDDSSVDHRGRPPLRAATGSWKAAMFIILIEFSERLSYFGIATSLMIYLTKVLHQDMKVAAENSNYWMSVTTLMPLLGGFLADSYLGRFRTVLYSTVVYLLGLVLLAVAQLTPGLRPAGGSVPRIHETLFFVGIYLVSVGTGGHKPALESFGGDQFDDGHTGERLQKMSYFNWWNCALCSGVLLGVTVVVYVQERVGWGAATVLLAAVMGCSLVVYLAGWRTYRYRVPQGSPLTPMLRVVVAAVRKRRLRLPTDVGELHEEDGGKKRLLCHTDQLRCLDKAAIVEHDGEGRRGAWRLATLTQVEETKLVVSMVPIWVATLPFGITTAQVSTFFVKQGSVMDRRMGAHFVLPPASIFALAAVAMIATVALYDKVLEPCLRRVTGTERGLSVLRRIGVGMALAVVAMAVAAVVERRRLHSTATMSVFWLVPQFALMGVADGFALVGLQEYFYDQVPDSMRSLGIGLYLSVIGAGSFLSSLVIAAADHVSSHGGRRDGWFGKDLSRSRLDLFYWLLAAISAVNLGFYVLVAARYSYKQTVKAKRVSASDVECATAVAA, from the exons ATGACCAAGCACCACCAGCACCTGGGTTTAAGCTTCCGCCATGGCGCCGAGGAGGAGCGGTGGGTGGACGACTCCTCCGTCGACCACCGCGGCCGCCCGCCCCTCCGCGCCGCCACCGGCTCCTGGAAGGCCGCCATGTTCATCATCC TGATCGAGTTCAGCGAGCGGCTGAGCTATTTCGGCATCGCCACCAGCCTCATGATCTACCTCACCAAGGTGCTGCACCAGGACATGAAGGTCGCCGCCGAGAACTCAAACTACTGGATGAGCGTCACCACGCTCATGCCGCTCCTCGGGGGATTCCTCGCCGACTCATACCTCGGCCGCTTCCGCACCGTCCTCTACTCCACCGTCGTCTACCTCCTTGGCCTCGTCCTGCTGGCCGTGGCGCAGCTGACGCCGGGTCTCAGGCCGGCCGGCGGCTCGGTGCCCCGGATCCACGAGACGCTCTTCTTCGTCGGGATCTACCTCGTGTCCGTCGGCACCGGCGGCCACAAGCCGGCGCTCGAGAGCTTCGGCGGTGACCAGTTCGACGACGGCCACACCGGGGAGCGGCTGCAGAAGATGTCTTATTTTAACTGGTGGAACTGCGCGCTCTGCTCCGGGGTCCTGCTCGGGGTCACCGTCGTCGTGTATGTCCAGGAGCGTGTCGGATGGGGCGCCGCCACGGTGCTGCTCGCTGCAGTCATGGGGTGCTCCCTCGTGGTGTACCTCGCGGGGTGGCGGACGTACCGGTACAGGGTGCCGCAGGGCAGCCCGCTCACGCCGATGCTGCGGGTCGTCGTGGCCGCCGTCAGGAAGCGGCGCCTTCGGCTGCCAACCGACGTCGGCGAGCTGCACGAGGAGGACGGCGGCAAGAAGAGGCTGCTCTGCCACACCGACCAGCTCCGGTGTCTCGACAAGGCGGCAATCGTGGAGCATGATggcgaggggcggcgcggggcgTGGCGGCTGGCCACGTTGACGCAGGTGGAGGAGACGAAGCTGGTGGTGTCGATGGTGCCCATCTGGGTGGCCACGCTCCCGTTCGGCATCACGACGGCGCAGGTGTCCACCTTCTTCGTCAAGCAGGGCAGCGTGATGGACCGGCGCATGGGCGCCCACTTCGTGCTCCCGCCGGCGTCCATCTTCGCGCTGGCCGCCGTCGCCATGATCGCCACCGTGGCGCTCTACGACAAGGTGCTGGAGCCGTGCCTGCGCCGCGTGACTGGGACGGAGCGCGGGCTCAGCGTCCTTCGTCGCATCGGCGTCGGCATGGCGCTGGCCGTGGTGGCCATGGCCGTGGCCGCGGTCGTCGAGCGTCGCCGGCTGCACTCCACCGCCACCATGTCGGTGTTCTGGCTGGTGCCGCAGTTCGCGCTGATGGGCGTGGCCGACGGGTTCGCGCTGGTGGGCCTGCAGGAGTACTTCTACGACCAGGTGCCCGACAGCATGCGCAGCCTGGGCATCGGGCTGTACCTGAGCGTGATCGGCGCCGGGAGCTTCCTGAGCAGCCTGGTGATCGCGGCGGCGGACCACGTGAGCTCGCACGGCGGGCGGCGGGACGGGTGGTTCGGCAAGGACCTGAGCCGGAGCAGGCTGGACCTCTTCTACTGGCTGCTGGCCGCCATCTCCGCCGTCAACCTGGGCTTCTACGTGCTCGTCGCCGCCCGGTACTCGTACAAGCAGACCGTCAAGGCCAAGAGGGTGAGCGCCAGCGACGTCGAGtgcgccaccgccgtcgccgcatAG